A genomic segment from Actinoplanes sichuanensis encodes:
- a CDS encoding FG-GAP-like repeat-containing protein: MAGPAAPPAAAAVAPQGVVRVLDFNLCGGYIDGCRPEEAANDWADRIAGQVTSWDTDVATFQEVCDGQRQLLKNRLPGYRVAWWPGRTNHYGCGKWLVPGVTGNQDFGIAIFVRATALTAYDPMRFTPLWDQSRTSSAADAGRDSLLCAGANVDQRDALFCTVHLNSNLLDHGIPEAVTRMHTLANGRPVILAGDFNADATDPLLDPLYGGAAGTGAFREVDDADQGYFTSSCRHRAACRSGEPTTEAGTGQPPRKFDYMFGSAGQVRWVGGDTVAPGLSRPDHRILRGEATWATDTTAPATPVVDTAAVQREPDAATWIGAVDMVSGRFTADRIDDLIVRWWNGAVDLYPGRADGTLDTPRVIRSSRDGGWIDATDIAAGDFTGDGWDDLAVRWSRNSLFIYDGTAEGIGGSRSVLPVWSLDGVAEMIAGDVDGDLSDKRDSVVIRRANGSLGAFKVNGTTVGPTRELLPADALSDTRHIALGDAYGPGRGTTDGHDDLFLRLNSGSLYAFAGSASGFTGAAWQHLHSALSDGRNPIAGTVLGDFDGDGRDDLIVRSRRRPADDNAGIPSDDGRLHRFDLRADAVAEQTPLAPARFGWSDVTHFVVGAFASPGSSTELRRWSSGSITGVQAHDAAGQASYMRWDGVRDLAVANLVGDTRDDVVIRQGSGRVAVVATPFAAGDSAATPGTTVTAPVAGWCPGSDLAEVAAGDVVGDDRDDLVVRCADGAVRGYPVSAGLVAGDPVTVRAAGATGVLGVYVDRVDGRRAVILRTADGAATAAAETEPGRYAAPVPHVPAGTWAGSTDVVRDDATGSIYALWTTGGVTRYPAGAAPAPSATVIVRSYDEAGVDHYRYRIDGPVTGDAGWVDSRQGRGVVPLTGVSPGSHVLRVTAVDQAGNASAELTYPVVVPAA; the protein is encoded by the coding sequence ATGGCTGGACCCGCGGCACCACCGGCGGCTGCCGCGGTGGCACCGCAGGGCGTGGTACGGGTACTGGACTTCAACCTCTGCGGCGGTTACATCGACGGCTGCCGGCCGGAGGAGGCGGCGAACGACTGGGCTGACCGGATCGCCGGTCAGGTGACCTCCTGGGACACCGACGTCGCGACCTTCCAGGAGGTGTGCGACGGGCAACGGCAGCTGCTGAAGAACCGGCTGCCCGGATACCGAGTGGCGTGGTGGCCGGGGCGAACGAACCACTACGGGTGCGGCAAGTGGCTGGTACCGGGGGTGACCGGCAACCAGGACTTCGGCATCGCGATCTTCGTGCGGGCGACGGCGCTAACCGCGTACGACCCGATGCGGTTCACGCCGCTCTGGGACCAGAGCCGGACCAGTTCGGCGGCGGACGCGGGCCGGGACAGCCTGCTCTGCGCGGGCGCGAACGTCGACCAGCGGGACGCACTGTTCTGCACGGTCCACCTGAACTCCAACCTGCTCGACCACGGCATCCCGGAGGCCGTGACCCGGATGCACACCCTGGCGAACGGGCGACCGGTGATCCTCGCGGGCGACTTCAACGCGGACGCGACGGACCCGCTGCTCGATCCGCTCTACGGTGGGGCGGCCGGCACCGGCGCCTTCCGCGAGGTGGACGACGCCGACCAGGGCTACTTCACGTCGTCCTGCCGGCACCGTGCCGCCTGCCGCAGCGGGGAGCCGACCACGGAGGCCGGCACCGGACAGCCACCGCGCAAGTTCGACTACATGTTCGGCTCCGCCGGCCAGGTCCGCTGGGTCGGCGGCGACACCGTGGCGCCGGGCCTGAGCCGGCCCGACCACCGGATCCTGCGGGGCGAGGCGACCTGGGCCACCGACACCACCGCACCGGCCACACCGGTGGTCGACACCGCTGCCGTGCAGCGGGAACCGGACGCAGCGACCTGGATCGGCGCCGTCGACATGGTCTCCGGCCGGTTCACCGCGGACCGGATCGACGATCTGATCGTCCGCTGGTGGAACGGGGCGGTGGACCTTTATCCCGGGCGGGCCGACGGCACTCTGGACACCCCGAGAGTGATCCGCAGCTCCCGGGACGGCGGCTGGATCGACGCCACCGACATCGCGGCCGGCGACTTCACCGGCGACGGTTGGGACGACCTCGCCGTCCGGTGGAGCCGCAACAGCCTCTTCATCTACGACGGCACGGCGGAGGGCATCGGCGGAAGCCGGTCGGTCCTGCCGGTGTGGAGCCTCGACGGCGTCGCCGAGATGATCGCCGGTGACGTGGACGGCGACCTGTCCGACAAGCGCGACTCGGTGGTGATCCGACGTGCGAACGGTTCCCTGGGAGCTTTCAAGGTCAACGGTACGACGGTCGGCCCGACCAGGGAGCTGCTGCCCGCGGACGCCCTCTCGGACACCCGGCACATTGCACTCGGTGACGCGTACGGACCGGGGCGCGGGACCACCGACGGCCACGACGACCTGTTCCTGCGGCTCAACAGCGGCAGCCTGTACGCCTTCGCCGGCAGCGCATCCGGCTTCACCGGCGCGGCCTGGCAGCACCTGCACAGCGCCCTGTCGGATGGTCGGAACCCGATCGCCGGCACTGTCCTCGGCGACTTCGACGGGGACGGACGTGACGACCTGATCGTCCGCAGCCGACGCCGGCCAGCCGACGACAACGCGGGCATTCCCAGCGACGACGGCCGGCTGCACCGCTTTGACCTGCGCGCCGATGCGGTCGCCGAGCAGACTCCGCTGGCACCGGCCCGGTTCGGCTGGTCCGACGTCACGCACTTCGTGGTCGGCGCCTTCGCCTCCCCCGGATCGTCGACCGAACTACGCCGATGGAGCAGTGGCTCGATCACCGGCGTGCAGGCGCACGATGCGGCGGGCCAGGCCAGTTATATGAGATGGGACGGCGTACGGGATCTGGCCGTGGCGAATCTGGTCGGCGACACACGTGACGACGTCGTCATCCGGCAGGGCAGCGGGCGCGTCGCAGTGGTGGCGACACCGTTCGCGGCCGGCGACTCTGCGGCCACGCCCGGTACCACGGTGACCGCACCGGTCGCCGGTTGGTGCCCGGGCTCGGACCTGGCCGAGGTCGCGGCGGGCGATGTTGTCGGCGACGACCGCGACGACCTGGTGGTCCGCTGCGCCGACGGCGCCGTCCGAGGCTATCCGGTGAGTGCCGGACTGGTGGCCGGCGACCCGGTCACGGTCCGTGCGGCGGGTGCGACCGGCGTGCTCGGTGTCTACGTCGACCGGGTCGACGGCCGGCGGGCCGTGATCCTTCGGACGGCTGACGGGGCTGCCACGGCCGCGGCCGAGACCGAGCCCGGACGGTACGCCGCACCGGTACCGCACGTGCCGGCCGGCACCTGGGCCGGGTCCACCGACGTGGTCCGCGATGATGCGACCGGCTCGATCTACGCACTGTGGACCACCGGCGGCGTGACCCGCTATCCGGCGGGCGCAGCTCCGGCACCGTCGGCCACGGTCATCGTCCGGTCGTACGACGAGGCCGGCGTGGACCACTACCGATACCGGATCGACGGCCCGGTGACCGGCGACGCCGGCTGGGTCGACTCGCGCCAGGGGCGGGGCGTGGTCCCGCTCACCGGCGTCTCCCCCGGTTCGCACGTGCTGCGGGTGACCGCCGTCGACCAGGCCGGCAACGCCTCGGCCGAGCTGACCTATCCGGTGGTCGTACCCGCGGCCTGA